The Dethiosulfovibrio peptidovorans DSM 11002 nucleotide sequence GTAAGCCCTGTTGTCGTTCTGTTTTTGTTCTTCCTGTTTCGTGATGGTCCCGGTCTTTTTCTTCTTCTGTAACTATTCAGTCGCCTGCCGATTTAGGTCCTAAATCAGCAGTTCCTCAGGCTCTTGCAACGTGATATCATGGCATCAGAATAAATCTGAAGGGAGGCCTCCCTGTGTTTCAGAAGCCCACCTACGAAGAGCTCTTCGAGGAAAACCAGATGCTCAAGGCGATAATCAAGAGCCTTAGCGAGAGGATCTCTGAGCTCGAAGCCATCCTGAAACAAAACAGCCAGACCAGCTCCAAGCCTCCTTCCAGCGACGGCTATAAAAAGCCCAAGCCGACCAGCTCCCGGAAGAAAAGCGACAAGAGTAAAGGGGCTCAGAAAGGCCATAAAGGAAGTGGCCTTTAGCTTCCCCATGAGCCGGATAAAATCGTGGAGCACCTGCCCAAACAGTGCGAGAGCTGCGAACATAAGGATGTCTGAACCGCCGATAAGGCTTCCTGCGGTGCAGGATACGTAATAGAGACCAAACTGGTGACCATGGTGGAAAAACATCAGGTGATAAAACGAACCTGTCCCTTGTCCAGCGAAACGATAAGGGGTCATCTATCTGTAACCGTGAAGTCCACCATCCAGTATGGTCCGGAGACTACAGCTCTGGTCTCTGTCCTAAATACCCTAGGAGCCGTATCCGCCGTAGCATCCTCTGTGGAGGTCATAAAGGAGAAGGTCAAAGCTCTTCCCTTAGCTCACTTCGACGAAACAGGGGTCCGAGTAGATAAAGGACTCCGCTGGGCTCATGTGGCCTGTAACCGTGACTACGCCTACATCTCCGTCGAGAAGAAGCGAGGCTATGATGGAATGGAATGGTCGCCTCCGGGATACTTCCCTGTTTCAGAGGGATAGCTGTCCATGACTTCTGGCGCCCCTACGAGAGGTTTGACGTAAACCACGTCTACTGCAACGCCCATCTTATTCGGGAGCTGAAAGGCATCCACGAAAACACCGGCCAGGAATGGGCTTTAAAGCTGAGAAAACTCCTGGTATGGGTCCAGCACAAGAAGAAGGCGTTTATCGTGGCCGGTAAGGACCGTTTTTCCCCTTATTGCTGCCGCTACAGGATCGACAAACCCTTCGATGAATTACTTGCCTCCGGTCTGGCCCAAAACCCTCTACCTATTGGAAAGGGGACAAGAGGCAGGCCCAAAAAAGGCAAGGCCAGGAACCTCCTGGAGAGATTTAGGGACCATAAGGAGGAGATCCTGCTCTATTCCAGGGACTTTGCGATCCCCTTCGACAATAACGAGGCTGAGCGAAACATCCGCAACTTCAAAGCGAAGCTTAAAATATCGGGCTGCTTCCGAACCTCGGAAGGGGCTAGTGACTATGCCAAAATAATGTCGTTTCTCATCACGGCGAAGAAAAACTCGATCAATATATTCGAGGCCATGTCTATGGCTCTCGATGGTCAGATTCTCTTCCTGGCTGGAGCGACTGAATAGTTACCTTTGCTATGGAGGGATCCTGAGAGATTTTGTGGTGAATGTACTCTTCCACCATGGTGTCCATCCATTGGAGGGCCTGTCTGGCTCTCCTCTCTTGGAAGAACCCCGATTCCTTCATTGCTTTCTCGAACTTGGTAACGAGCTTCCATAGGTCGTCTATACCGTCGCCGGTAAGGGCGGAGCAGGCGTAGGCTCCGGTGGTCCATCCCTCCGTTGCGGGACGGAGATAGTGAAGTATCTGCTCGTAGTCCGCCCTTGTGACCAGGGCCTTTCTTCGGTTGTTTCCGTCGGCTTTGTTGACCACTATGGCGTCGTATCCGGCGGCCTCGCATAGCAGCAGGGGCTCCCTGCTTTTTCTGGTGACACCTTCCAGAGTTCCGCTGGAGGGAGAGGCCCTTATGAAGGCTCTGGTTCCCCTGGTCAGTTTTTCCATCCTGGTCTTGTCTCCCAGTATGCTACCGCCAGAGACGCCGCTGCTGGGGTCCACGGCAAGCACCGCCATCTTGTATCCTCTCTCACAGAGTGAGTAGCCAAGGGCCTCTATGAAGGTGCTCTTCCCGACTCCGGGAACCCCTGTTATCCCTACTCTGACGGCGTTTCCAGTATTCGGTAATATCCTCTGGACGAGCTCCTGGGCAGGGCCGAAGTGTCTGGGGACGTTGCTCTCTATAAGGGTTATCCCTCTGGAGAGAATCATCCTGTCCCCTTCGAGGATGCCCCTCTCCTATGCCCAGAAAAACGAGAGCCTCGGGGCGAAGTTGTCCACGTCCAGTCCCGCATCTATGCCGGTGCGGATGTATTCCAGGCCGTCGGCCGAGGAGTAGCCCAGTTCTATGTCGGCTGTGGCGCCTGCCTCCTGCATCTGATAGCCCGATATACTTATGCTGTTGAACTTGGGCATATGCCGGGATGTGTAGGAGAATATGTCCCCTATGATCCTCATAGATGCGTCAGGGGGGTATATGTAGATGTTTCGGACCATTAGTATCTCGTATTATTCCAGCGTCCCGACCGATGTCAAGCTATATCGATCACGAGCTGTTCGTCGTCCCGTTCGGGAGGTGGTCGTTTTTTGACTTTTTGTATAATAGAGACATCGTCTGGAGATCTCTCCCTTGGTTAGCGTTTTAGAGCGGGATGAGGGGGGGAAGATTCCGTCAATTGTCGGTCCGAGAGATAAATTTATGTTATTATATAAATTTACAGCGGTAAGGCCCTTGCATGGGTCAGGCGTTCTCCCCGATATTGGGGAGACTTTTTCGAGAGGAGTCGATGTATGAGAAAGAGTACGAAGTTTTTCAGTGTAATTTTGACGTTGGGGGTTATTCTCTCCTCCGTGGCGGCCTCGGCTGGGTCTAAGATAGTCTTTGCCGATTTCAGCTGGGAAAGCGCCCAGTTCCACAACAGGGTGGCCGGTTACATACTGGAGCACGGATTCGACCGCGAGGTAGCCTATTCGCTTACCGAGGAGATGCCCGGTTTCCTGGGACTGGAGAGAGGCGATCTTCAGCTTGCCATGGAGACGTGGGTGGATAACTCCATAGCCATCTGGGATAAGATAACGAAGAAGGGGAAGGTCCTGGAGATGGGGAAAAATTACCCCAACGCTCCTCAGGGCTGGTATGTCCCCACGTTCATCATAGAGGGAGATCCCGAGAGAGGGATAGAGCCTCTCGCCCCGGATCTTAGATCGGTTACGGATCTTCCTAAGTACTGGAAGATCTTTCAGGATCCGGAGAACAAGGATAAAGGCCGTTTCCTGAACGGGCCCACCGGTTGGCCGATCAGCATCAAGAACGTCGACAGGCTGAAAGCGTACGGACTCGACGATACATACGTTAACTTTTACGCCGGTTCCGGTGCGGCTCTGGCCGTCGGTATAGCCAGTGCCTACGAAAAGGGAAGGCCGGTTCTGGCCTATTATTGGGAGCCTACCCCTCTGCTCGGAAAATACGACATGACCAAGCTGGAGGAGCCGCCCTACGATCCGAAGGTATGGAAGGAAACTGGTATGTGCGCCTTCCCCGCCTGTAGAGTCCTCAAAACCGGAAACCGTGCATTTCTGGAATCCGAGCCGGAGATCAGGGATTTCGTAGAGAGGTACGAGACCTCCTTAGAGCTGACCAGCGAAGCTCTCGCCGTCATGGATACCGAGGGGATGAGCGGTCCCCAGGCGGCGGAGTGGTTCCTGAAAGAGCATCCCGAGGTGTGGTCGTCCTGGGTAGACGAAGAAGTGAGGGCGAAGGTATCCAAGGCCTTAGGCCTTTAATTAAGGGGAGGTGATCGTCTTGTCCGGTTCGGCTATGGAAGGTTCGTCTCGACGTCTGCCTTTCGACGATCCTTACGGCAGCGCGGAAAAATTGGTTTCATGGGCGGAACCACTGCTTTCTACGGAGGAGTTGGATCTTTCAAGAAGGGCGGTCATGGACTTCTGCGCCGGGCCGGCCTCCCTTTTGCAGCGGGAGCTGAATCGTCTCAGAAATGACGACGACGAAATATTGGAGCTTCTGCCCTATTGGAGAGGATGGTACCTAGAGCAGAGGGAGCCTCTGCCGGTACACGTCAATCCATTTTACCTGTTTGACGGAGATGAGATCACCGAGGACGATCCTCTCCGTATCGCCGCCCGTCTCTCCTTGGCTGCGGCCTCCTTTTGTTCCCGTATAGATCTGGGGGATATCCCTCCGGACGAGTTCAGAGGGGAGCCTCTCTGTATGGATCGTTACGACACTTTGTTCCGGTCCTCCAGGGGAGCCTTTTCCGGTAAGGACAGGGTGATGGTCGGAGATCCTGAAAGCCTTGCCGGTCGATCCGCTCTCATATCGGTGAGAGGACGACTTTTCCTGGTCGAGCTTATATCTCCGGAGGGGGAGCTTAGGGATTTCGACGATCTCGTCGACGTTCTGAATTCCCTTTGGCTAGATTATAAAGAGGATGAGCTTCCCATAGGACTGATGACCTGTCCCGACAGAGATGGAGCCGCGAGGATCAGGAGGGAGCTCTGCATGGACGAGGAAAACGTCCGTGCCCTTGCCTCCTTGGAGGGGGCTTTGTTCGCCCTCTGTTTGGACGGCGACTGCGGCCCGGAGCTCTACGACGGAGCCAAGCATTTTCTCTTCGACGGAGGGAGGAACCGATGGTTCGAGAAGTCCTTCCAGATAGTAGTGACATCTGACGGACACTGCGGGTTGAACTTCGAGCATTCGGGCAGGGATGGAACCTACGTCGGTAGGCTGGTTCGAGAGATCCTGACCGGTTGCGGTGCGGCCGGAACCGGTCGGTCCGATATGTCCGATCCTTCGGAGCTGATTTTCTTCCGTTCTCCCAGACTGGTCGATCTTTTGGAGAAGGCCCGGAAGGACTGTGAGGAACTGGGAAACTCGATAGTCCAGCGTCCTTTCGTCTTCGATCTTTTCGGACGGGATAGGATAAAGAGCGGCGGAGTCAGTCCAGATGCATTCGTACAGATCGCCATGCTCCTGGCCCAGAAAGAGATATGGGACGAGTGGCAGAGCGTCTACGAATCGGTTCAGCTGCGTCGTTTCAAGGGCGGTAGGACCGAGGGGACCCGGCCTCTGACCACAGAGTCCGCGGCTTTCGTCGACGCCTTTCTGTCGGGGAAGTCCTGCTGCGATACGCTGAAGTCCCTTCTACAGAAGGCGGGAGAAGCCCACAGGGACAGAATAGCTCAGTGCATGGACGGCAAGGGGCCGGAGGGGCATCTATCCCTTCTGAGAAGGATATGGAGGGAGAGAGGCGAGGATCTGAACATCCTTAAAGAGCCGGAGCTCTATAGCTCTCCCGCCTGGCGAAGGCTGAC carries:
- a CDS encoding DUF6444 domain-containing protein, with translation MLKAIIKSLSERISELEAILKQNSQTSSKPPSSDGYKKPKPTSSRKKSDKSKGAQKGHKGSGL
- a CDS encoding transposase, yielding MTMVEKHQVIKRTCPLSSETIRGHLSVTVKSTIQYGPETTALVSVLNTLGAVSAVASSVEVIKEKVKALPLAHFDETGVRVDKGLRWAHVACNRDYAYISVEKKRGYDGMEWSPPGYFPVSEG
- a CDS encoding IS66 family transposase; translation: MVASGILPCFRGIAVHDFWRPYERFDVNHVYCNAHLIRELKGIHENTGQEWALKLRKLLVWVQHKKKAFIVAGKDRFSPYCCRYRIDKPFDELLASGLAQNPLPIGKGTRGRPKKGKARNLLERFRDHKEEILLYSRDFAIPFDNNEAERNIRNFKAKLKISGCFRTSEGASDYAKIMSFLITAKKNSINIFEAMSMALDGQILFLAGATE
- a CDS encoding ArgK protein — encoded protein: MILSRGITLIESNVPRHFGPAQELVQRILPNTGNAVRVGITGVPGVGKSTFIEALGYSLCERGYKMAVLAVDPSSGVSGGSILGDKTRMEKLTRGTRAFIRASPSSGTLEGVTRKSREPLLLCEAAGYDAIVVNKADGNNRRKALVTRADYEQILHYLRPATEGWTTGAYACSALTGDGIDDLWKLVTKFEKAMKESGFFQERRARQALQWMDTMVEEYIHHKISQDPSIAKVTIQSLQPGRESDHREP
- a CDS encoding ABC transporter substrate-binding protein gives rise to the protein MRKSTKFFSVILTLGVILSSVAASAGSKIVFADFSWESAQFHNRVAGYILEHGFDREVAYSLTEEMPGFLGLERGDLQLAMETWVDNSIAIWDKITKKGKVLEMGKNYPNAPQGWYVPTFIIEGDPERGIEPLAPDLRSVTDLPKYWKIFQDPENKDKGRFLNGPTGWPISIKNVDRLKAYGLDDTYVNFYAGSGAALAVGIASAYEKGRPVLAYYWEPTPLLGKYDMTKLEEPPYDPKVWKETGMCAFPACRVLKTGNRAFLESEPEIRDFVERYETSLELTSEALAVMDTEGMSGPQAAEWFLKEHPEVWSSWVDEEVRAKVSKALGL
- a CDS encoding choline/carnitine O-acyltransferase, with amino-acid sequence MSGSAMEGSSRRLPFDDPYGSAEKLVSWAEPLLSTEELDLSRRAVMDFCAGPASLLQRELNRLRNDDDEILELLPYWRGWYLEQREPLPVHVNPFYLFDGDEITEDDPLRIAARLSLAAASFCSRIDLGDIPPDEFRGEPLCMDRYDTLFRSSRGAFSGKDRVMVGDPESLAGRSALISVRGRLFLVELISPEGELRDFDDLVDVLNSLWLDYKEDELPIGLMTCPDRDGAARIRRELCMDEENVRALASLEGALFALCLDGDCGPELYDGAKHFLFDGGRNRWFEKSFQIVVTSDGHCGLNFEHSGRDGTYVGRLVREILTGCGAAGTGRSDMSDPSELIFFRSPRLVDLLEKARKDCEELGNSIVQRPFVFDLFGRDRIKSGGVSPDAFVQIAMLLAQKEIWDEWQSVYESVQLRRFKGGRTEGTRPLTTESAAFVDAFLSGKSCCDTLKSLLQKAGEAHRDRIAQCMDGKGPEGHLSLLRRIWRERGEDLNILKEPELYSSPAWRRLTRNVISSSTTKGDGLRLAGYGPAEPGGLSSRYLSRRGELIFHVASWKSDGDLADRYVASLKKALSEMEKIL